A genomic segment from Gossypium hirsutum isolate 1008001.06 chromosome D04, Gossypium_hirsutum_v2.1, whole genome shotgun sequence encodes:
- the LOC121215929 gene encoding uncharacterized protein At4g28440: protein MATATGQVNAKRKPVFVKVEDLKPGTSGHTLIVKVVEMTPVKTSARPNRSRALLSRPVPPVRIAECVVGDETGTIIFTARNEQVDLMTKGATVILRNAKIVMFKRTTMRLAVDKWGRIEVTEPAKFAVKEDNNLSLVEYELVTVPDQGMN, encoded by the exons ATGGCGACTGCGACGGGACAGGTGAACGCGAAGAGAAAGCCGGTGTTCGTGAAAGTGGAGGATTTGAAGCCCGGTACTAGTGGGCACACTTTGATCGTCAAAGTGGTGGAGATGACCCCAGTCAAGACTTCCGCCAGGCCCAACAGGTCCCGTGCTCTCCTTTCTCGACCTGTCCCTCCGGTCCGGATCGCTGAGTGCGTCGTTGGGGACGAGACTGGCACCATCATCTTCACCGCACGCAACGAACAAG TTGATCTTATGACAAAAGGTGCAACCGTGATTTTACGTAATGCTAAGATTGTTATGTTCAAGCGAACAACAATGAGGTTAGCAGTTGACAAATGGGGACGGATCGAGGTAACCGAACCTGCTAAATTCGCAGTTAAAGAAGATAACAATCTTTCTTTAGTTGAATATGAGCTTGTTACTGTTCCTGACCAGGGCATGAATTAG
- the LOC107898973 gene encoding probable protein phosphatase 2C 58, translating into MHGKDILHKMKAGLFSSGADTGKGKSKMSKHTTHGFHCLKGKSNHDMEDYVVSEFKKKEDSELGLFAIFDGHLGHDVAKYLQSHLFDIILKQHDFWTNIEDAIRRAYRSTDAEILDKAKVLGRGGSTAVTAILINSQKLVVGNVGDSRAVMCKNGVAEQLSVDHEPRTEKRLIESRGGFVSNLPGDVPRVDGQLAVARAFGDKSSKLHLSSEPDVKVVTIDDDTEFIILASDGIWKVMSNQEAVDAIKNIKDAQSAAKHLIEAAVSKKSKDDISCIIVRFR; encoded by the exons ATGCATGGGAAAGATATTCTTCACAAAATGAAG GCTGGGCTATTTTCATCTGGGGCTGACACAGGGAAAGGGAAGAGCAAAATGTCAAAGCATACGACGCACGGTTTTCATTGCCTGAAGGGAAAATCAAATCATGACATGGAAGATTATGTTGTTTCTGAGTTCAAGAAAAAAGAGGATAGTGAGTTAGGTTTATTTGCAATCTTTGATGGACATTTGGGCCATGATGTTGCAAAGTACTTGCAGAGTCATCTGTTTGATATCATCTTGAAACAG CATGATTTTTGGACCAACATAGAGGATGCAATAAGAAGAGCTTATCGCTCGACTGATGCTGAAATACTGGATAAAGCAAAGGTTCTAGGCAGAGGAGGCTCAACGGCCGTGACGGCCATACTTATCAACAGTCAGAAACTGGTAGTGGGGAATGTAGGAGATTCTCGGGCAGTTATGTGCAAGAACGGTGTGGCAGAACAACTATCCGTTGATCACGAACCAAGAACAGAGAAGAGATTGATTGAGAGCCGCGGTGGCTTTGTATCAAACCTTCCAG GGGATGTTCCACGGGTTGACGGGCAGCTGGCTGTAGCAAGGGCGTTTGGCGATAAGAGTTCAAAGTTACACCTTAGCTCCGAGCCCGACGTGAAAGTGGTGACGATTGATGATGACACAGAGTTCATTATTCTGGCCAGTGATGGGATATGGAAG GTTATGTCAAACCAAGAAGCAGTGGACGCCATAAAAAACATCAAGGATGCTCAATCAGCAGCAAAGCACTTGATTGAGGCAGCAGTTTCTAAGAAGAGCAAAGATGACATATCTTGCATCATTGTAAGGTTCCGGTGA